DNA sequence from the Rhizoctonia solani chromosome 10, complete sequence genome:
TTTGGTGCTCGCACCCAAGCCTCCGTCTGCGACACAAAATCATGTTCCCACCACTGACTATCCCCTCCCCTAGACGAGCTCTCGCCTCTTTCCGGAGAAGTATTTCCCCTCCTCCCAGATGACGACCTTCCTCTTCTAGGCGAAACCTCGTTTGTTCGAGAGATTTCACCGTTACGCGTGGGGGATACTGCCCCTCCTGGCCCGCGGCCCTTTCTTTCCCCCTTCCTCGCATTTGAGTCGGAGATCCCGATTTGCGCGGCTTACGCTTCGTATGGGAGGGATCGCCACCGGGGGTAGTAGACGGGAGATAAAACGGTGTTGTAGAGGGGCCAGCCATCGATGGACCGGTTCCAGGAGTAGTTGATGTATTTCCGGGCGTTTTCAAAGGTCGAGCTCGGGGTGTTGTCGAGGGAAGATTTCGAGGAGTGGTAGAATGTGAAGGTCCCGGTGCCCTAGGGGTTGTCGTAGCACGCCGCACAGTCTCATccccttcctcctcttcctgtTCTACTTCCGTCTCCTCTTcggcctcttcttcctcttcttcttcctccattTCTTCTGTACCTTCGCCCTCATCCATGACACCGATAGATAAATTCCCGCTTCGGTCGTTCAACTTCAACCCGTTCATGACACCAGCTAAGCTCTCTCTCCTGGTTCCGTCTCCACTGGCACGCCTGGAGCGCGTTCGGCTCGCGATTTCTCCTTCATCGCGCAGTATTTCTTTGATCTTTTCTTTTGAGGGTGTACCGAGAGACAACTGCGACAGGGAAAATCCGAGCGATGGGCGACGTTGGTAGAAACGTATGTCTTCTGTCAAATCATAATCAGTATTCAGGCGAAATGAAAAAATCGGGCGATCGAACTAAGCAAGTTGATAGAAGAGGCTTTGGACTGAACACATGAAGGCTGGGAAAATACTCACTCGTGTTCTCGTGTTCATCAGGGGCGTACTCCGACGGAGTGTCTGAATTGGCAGGATCAGGCGTATCCTGGAAAGTGGCAGATTTGGACTTTCTTTTAAAGACGTGGCAGGAGTAGTTGTAGCGGGTTTCACAGTAGCTGGGTCGTCGTGGGTTTATAAGCGGGTGTGGTCGTTGATCTCGTAGCAGGCGTTGCAGTAGGTCTAAAAGCGGGAGTCGCTGTTCCTCTGCTCCGGGCCCTTGGGGTTGTGGAAGTGCTAGCTTTCGGAGTTTGAGTTTGCGATGACCCAATTTCGTCTATTTCAGGTAGaccctcgtcttcgtcgcgTAAAGGTTGAAGTGTATCTTCATCTTCTCCTAGTCCCtcatcatcctcatcctcgcCTTgtccctccccctcctcttCCTGTCCTCTCTCGACCTCCGTCTCTTCATCGTATTCCTCTCCTAACGGATCATCCCTATCAGATTCCTCTTCCACATAAGACTCCTCCTGCACGACACTCAAGCCTTCATTATCTCCGCTCTCCACGCTCATCCTCAGGCGTCTCTCCGCCTCGGCTTGTGCAGCCGCAAGTCTCGCTTGGGACGCAGTCATCGTCTGTTTAGACGCCAGTCCCGCCTCGGCCTCTGACCGAGCGGTGGCCAATTTAGCCTTCGCTTCAGCAAGCCTTGCTTCCTTTTTTGCCTGCATGACGGTAGGAGTGACTATAGGCGGGGGAAGAGCCTTGGGCTCGTATCTTCTTGGAGTGGCCGATGGTTGTCGTGTAGATTTGGGTGAACGACGAGGAGTAGCGGATCTCCGACGAGGTTTGGGAGTAAGCGAGGACCGCCGAGTGGAGTTAGTAGACTGCCTCCGAGTATTGTTGACTGTTTGCCGACCATGAGCAACGCTTGTGAGCTTTGGGCTAGGTGTTTCTCCATTGTCAAAATCTGAATAAAGTCCCGCGCTGGAAATATCCATGGCAGCTCCCCCAAGTAGACTAGACTGGTCACCGAGAGGAATGTTGAACGCTGTAGTAGAGCGCGCTCGTTCTTGTGCACGCGGAGGAGGGGGTGTTGGGGAAGGTACTCGTACCGAGCTTTCGGCTCTAGAGAGACGAGGGGAAGAGGGAGGAATAACGTCCAAGGATCATTCATCCTCTCACTAGACCGCAGTGGGAGGTCCAAACGTTGTCGCTTGCGGGCAGAAGTTGGTGGCGATCCAAGAGCTCTCTTCTTTGCGGCTGGCTGAGTGGGCTTTGTCCCATCATTCGGTTTCAGCGTAGCCGCTGGGGGTGGATTGGCCGTCCTTAGGATCTTGCGAGCTTTGGGATTGGGAGATTCCTTCTGCATCACCAGCCCTCGTTTTTTCCCCATCGACAATTCTTGTTTCTAAACAACAGCTCAAACTCTCCGTGTATAATGTTATATGCCATTAGACGTACCTCGCCGGCCGGTCCCTTCTCACTCATAGCGTTCCTTCCCCCCAGCGACGGGATCCTGCTCCCGCCAACGGTAGGTATCCGAGAACCCCCTGCTTTCGGGATCCGGGAGAATCCAGGCTTGGATGTACTGGCGGTGGGCATTCCGGCTGCCACGGACTAAAATCAAAGGATGATCTGGTTGGGTCCAACTCTAgaaaagtcacgtgattcgGGTTTGTTTGGCACCGTGTTCTAAAACCGCCCCAGACCATCTTGCGCACTGCTAGCTCCGGCGTAGATGGTATATACGCACACGTTAAACATGATAAGATATTTACTTCTTGGTCATCAATACCATATATACGGGAAATTTACATGATATATCATAAACAAAGGAATCTTAACCACAACACAACCCCAACATTAATTTCCTACAAATCGTAGACATATAGCTGTGGGATAGGCTTGGCTCATTGTGTCTCAAAAGAACAAATGATTCCTAGTAGTCTCATCTTAAATTCAGTGACTCCAAGTAAGCACGTCCGGGACCATATTCACTACCCTGACCTGTGTTCACTGGGTTCAATGGGGGAACCCGCACACCCTGTCCAGGCCTCAAACCATCCGAAGAAACACTACTTTTTCCGTCCGACCTATACCTCGCTCCATAAGACCCGATTCACGCTGATTTACCACCCTAACGCCTCCAAATCCCGTTAAATCCCCCTCGACGGAATCTTCACCTGATAGCAGGTCACCGACAGACCGAGACTCGGCACCCTCTTTTGCTTGATAATCAAGCCCCAGTACATTCGTTCTCGTCAGTAGAATCAACCCGACGTTGACAACTCCCGAAAGATTAAATATAGAGACGGCTACAAACGACGCTGCCGCACTGACTTGACCACCGCTAAACATGATCCAACGTACTATGGAAACTGGGAGGATTGTGATCGTATATGCAAGGGGATACCTATCGTAAGTTAGTTGATTAATCGAACGAATGAGGTTGCACAGAGATTAAACATACCATAATAATGTGTTGCTTCCCAATACATTATTCCCCCTCCAGCTCCACGCCAAAGATGCCCATCCAACTTCAGGATCCCATTTGATATTTCCTCTCAAAAGAAGGAAAAGTGGTGTATACAAGAGTACGCTTCCGAATCCAGATATCCACAGCCTATGCCGTCATGTTAGACAAAAGCGGTGTACGGAGAGCTAGAAGTTGACCAACCAAACGTATTCAGCACCTATTCTATGCGCATTATAATTTGCACTAATCCAACACCCTAGATCTCTTATATCAGGCCCACCCATAATTAAGGATATATGCCTTGCACTTACAATACGGTGTTGGGGCATAAAATCCCTCCAGAGCTCCCCCGACCCCAGCCCAAAGCGCACCAAAAGCCCACACCCCGAACACAATGCTCCCCCATACCCACACCCGGGCCTTGACTGCCCATCCACGAACAATCGAAATAAAAGTCAAGAGTGTGATGGCGAGCGTAAAAAGAGCAACAGCAGTTTCTCCTAGAATTTGAATTGCGCCTTGGGCGTTACAGACCTGACCGCACGAGACTTGAGCCTTCGAGGCCCAATGGATGTTTATTATGGCGCCGAATGACATTATCAAGTCTGCGATCAGCAGATTAAGCTGTTTATACTCTAGGATTAAACTCTGCGTTGGGCATTGCATAGGTATATGCTCACCATCAGTCCGTCAATGTTAGTCCTAACTAATCTTCGGGGCGGTTTGGCCGGGTTCCGTGTAATGCTAATGTAGTtaatctactactatctTAACTTATGAGCCTTGTTTATGACAAAATACCTACAGCCACATAACCAAGTAATGATACCACGCTGAGGGCAGAAACAAACCCCACCTGGACTGTAAACTATCAAAATACGCAAGTTAAAGGTTGGGTTTTACCCCTCTTCAGTCATAATATATCAGACTAACTGATAGCCCCACGACATCTCCCGCTGACAAGCACACAGGAGAAGCACAATAATTAAACTGGTCCGAGAATTGGGATAGTACTtcggaacttggaatacacTCCATGGAGAAGGGAGGAGAAAATAACAGCCGAGAAATTCTGAATGAGGGTCGTCGTTATAAAGACGTGATCTCTATAGCCATGCTACACCCGATGCCTATGTTCGGCCATCGATCATACGGCGGCACTGGGAAAGCGATACCGTAAGCGCTCCCATCTCTTCTTTAGGAGTGCTATGAGGGCTGTGCCGGAACAACTAGGCCAGTTGAGCAATTCAATCAAGCAGCTGCGATAGCATCGAATCCCAAATAATTCTTATACCCGAAGTACATTATTGAATCTGTTCTCCCTCGAAAGACGAACCTTTCGTCTATACGTATAGGTAAAAGCTATCCAGAAAGATTTTCTTGATAGCCTCCTTAATACGGGTTCAATTCGATGGATTTACTGAATAACGTCAATTGATTGGCAGCCTATGTGATGGCATATGATAATGGTCATCGGGTCAACTTCACAGCCCTGTATGATTTTATGGTTCTGGTAGGTTCCATTAAGCCAATGCTATGACAATATCGATCTCTTTTGATATGTTTGTGACTAGGAGAGGTATTGCCTAACTCACTAGAGCTTGTGTGTATGGTAGTTTACTCTATCAACCCCTCTTGCCGCTCTACCAGTGCATCGTGCAGCCCATGCTGCTTCCCAATGTTGTAAGTCATCGTCATTCGTgcaaaggttccttgcccatCACTCAAACCGTCTGGCTCAAGTTCAAGCTGTTTGTTCATATTATTATATCACATCCTCAAACCCGAGAAGAACCCCACTCACCATTGCAATTACATCGTCAAATAAATGTGCCATCCCTACATTGGCATTTGCCTGCCCCGACAGCTCCAAGGTCACAATATGCACGTGGAAATGATCTAGAAAGGTCAGTCCAGCGATTTTCTACAAGTAGCTGATACCGGACGTACAGTAGCTTGGTTGATAATGTACAAAAAGTCTTAACTGTCCGGCTGGTAGGCCATACTTGTCCTGCGCAACTTTGATGCTTTGTCTGCGAATGTTTCGAAGCATCGGTAGGTGCCGTTTACCTATTAACCCATCAGTATCAGCATTTGATCAAAGGTGAGCAAGACCCACGAATATCTCGTAAACTATGAATATCGCGTGTATGCACGATCGCTTGAATATAAAACATTGACATAGTCGTACCGTCCCATTTGAGATCTGGTAGGATGATGAAACCCTCGGTGGGGGACCGATCTTCGTATAAGATTCGATCGGCTTCAGATTCGTGCGACAGAATATTGTAGACCCTATGTATTGTTTGTGACAGACCTTTGAGAAGAACTTGAACAATACATCTCACCACTGAAGTCTGCTCGTCGGAAATGCATCAATATAAGGCCTCACCACCTCCACATACAGTTGGGGGGTTTCTCGAACCATCGACCATGGTTGCCGCGTGAACTATTGCGCGAGTCAGTAGTTCTTAAAAAAATAAATTTATGAATTTCATATCTGCTTACCTTTCGGATATGAACATCTGTCGCATTTTCGACTATTGTAA
Encoded proteins:
- a CDS encoding scavenger mRNA-decapping enzyme DcpS translates to MSINTERLKLFKLDRVLNEDPLSHSISVLGTLPKHDQTDERIPTIIQVTKTPITLEEISSVKDAFGKLETIGQNDIYHWVLGWLGEKRSPDVKITIVENATDVHIRKFTRQPWSMVRETPQLYVEVVRPYIDAFPTSRLQWVYNILSHESEADRILYEDRSPTEGFIILPDLKWDGTTMSMFYIQAIVHTRDIHSLRDIRKRHLPMLRNIRRQSIKVAQDKYGLPAGQLRLFVHYQPSYYHFHVHIVTLELSGQANANVGMAHLFDDVIAMLELEPDGLSDGQGTFARMTMTYNIGKQHGLHDALVERQEGLIE